One genomic segment of Thiothrix subterranea includes these proteins:
- a CDS encoding YgaP family membrane protein — translation MTCNVGSIDRTLRIVAGLVILALGFYYKSWWGAVGAVPLLTGLMNWCPAYSLFGISSCAKKS, via the coding sequence ATGACCTGCAATGTTGGTTCCATCGACAGGACGCTGCGTATCGTGGCGGGCCTGGTCATCCTCGCACTGGGGTTTTACTACAAAAGCTGGTGGGGAGCTGTGGGGGCAGTGCCATTATTGACCGGATTGATGAACTGGTGTCCTGCATATAGCCTGTTCGGCATTTCCAGTTGTGCGAAAAAATCATAA
- the bufB gene encoding MNIO family bufferin maturase — MAKVAPPLGFGLGLRKEHYTVVLETLPKVDWFEVLTENYLVPGGKPLYFLDQVCERYPVVMHGVSLSIGGTDPLDFDYLRQVKELIKRTHARWVSDHLCWTGQGGINAHDLLPLPYTEETIRHVVTRLKQVQDYLEHPFLIENLSSYITYAQSTMSEWEFLSAVAEEADCLLLLDINNIYVSAFNHGFDPLDYLDGVPKARIQQHHIAGYSQYPHHIIDTHDHPVADPVWDLYAEAVKRYGLVSTMIERDGNIPELQVLLDELQVARDIYQRNRGDAHAA, encoded by the coding sequence ATGGCCAAGGTTGCGCCGCCATTGGGTTTCGGTCTGGGGTTGCGGAAAGAACACTACACCGTTGTGCTGGAAACCTTGCCAAAGGTTGACTGGTTCGAGGTGCTGACAGAAAACTACCTCGTACCGGGAGGCAAGCCCCTGTATTTTCTGGATCAGGTTTGTGAGCGTTATCCGGTAGTCATGCACGGCGTTTCCCTGTCGATTGGGGGAACCGACCCGCTGGATTTCGACTATCTGAGGCAGGTCAAGGAACTCATCAAACGTACCCATGCCCGCTGGGTTTCCGACCATCTGTGCTGGACAGGGCAAGGCGGCATCAATGCACACGACCTGTTGCCCCTGCCTTATACCGAAGAAACCATACGCCATGTCGTCACGCGCCTCAAACAGGTGCAGGACTATCTGGAACACCCGTTTCTGATTGAAAATTTATCCAGTTACATCACCTATGCCCAGTCCACCATGAGCGAGTGGGAATTTCTCTCGGCAGTGGCGGAAGAGGCGGATTGCCTGCTGTTGCTGGACATTAACAATATCTACGTCAGTGCTTTCAACCATGGCTTTGACCCGCTGGATTACCTTGACGGCGTACCGAAAGCACGCATCCAGCAACACCATATTGCAGGCTACAGCCAATACCCGCACCACATTATCGACACCCACGACCACCCGGTGGCTGATCCGGTCTGGGATTTGTACGCCGAAGCTGTGAAGCGTTATGGGCTGGTGTCAACCATGATCGAGCGTGACGGCAATATCCCCGAATTGCAGGTTTTGCTGGATGAATTACAGGTGGCGCGGGACATTTACCAGCGCAACCGGGGGGATGCCCATGCTGCCTGA
- the bufA2 gene encoding BufA2 family periplasmic bufferin-type metallophore, translated as MSTVKKLSAVAMASAAAALILAGCTGTSGGSTASSGAAGAKVAQVHCSGVNSCKGTSDCATATSSCKGQNSCKGQGWVSATKAACDAKGGKVTG; from the coding sequence ATGAGTACTGTAAAAAAATTATCTGCTGTTGCTATGGCTTCTGCCGCCGCCGCATTGATACTGGCTGGTTGTACCGGGACTAGCGGTGGTTCAACCGCCTCATCGGGTGCTGCTGGTGCAAAAGTGGCACAAGTACATTGCAGTGGTGTTAATTCGTGTAAGGGAACGTCGGATTGCGCAACGGCTACCAGTTCCTGCAAAGGGCAAAACAGTTGCAAGGGTCAGGGCTGGGTATCTGCCACCAAAGCAGCGTGTGATGCCAAAGGTGGCAAAGTCACTGGTTAA
- a CDS encoding Crp/Fnr family transcriptional regulator, producing MSMTHQYDLTDTFPFLATLNEAAIAQFRQRIGVASIPAGQHVCREGDICPQLAVVLSGSVRVYKVGETGREITLYRIGQQDSCILTASCILSQTRFPALAVVEQDVQVALIPAANLREWVAQHEVWRTYVFNLLSRRLAEVITTLDEVAFRRVDVRLAECLLTLTQQQAQATITHQQLASELGSAREVVSRILKDFEREGLIALTRGIITVQDRAGLQKRARA from the coding sequence ATGTCCATGACGCATCAATACGACCTGACCGATACTTTCCCATTTCTCGCCACGCTGAATGAAGCCGCTATCGCCCAATTCCGGCAGCGTATCGGCGTTGCCAGCATTCCGGCAGGGCAGCATGTGTGCCGGGAAGGGGACATTTGCCCGCAACTGGCGGTGGTGCTTTCCGGCAGTGTCCGCGTGTACAAGGTGGGGGAAACCGGGCGGGAAATCACGCTGTACCGGATCGGGCAGCAGGACAGTTGCATCCTGACGGCTTCCTGCATCCTCAGCCAGACCCGCTTCCCGGCATTGGCAGTGGTGGAGCAGGATGTGCAGGTGGCATTGATCCCCGCCGCGAATTTACGGGAATGGGTGGCACAGCATGAGGTCTGGCGCACTTACGTTTTCAACCTGTTGTCACGGCGGCTGGCAGAGGTGATCACCACCCTGGATGAAGTGGCATTCCGGCGGGTGGATGTGCGGCTGGCAGAATGCCTGCTGACGCTGACCCAACAGCAGGCGCAGGCCACCATTACCCATCAGCAACTTGCTTCGGAACTGGGGTCGGCGCGGGAAGTGGTCAGCCGCATCCTCAAGGATTTTGAGCGCGAAGGCTTGATTGCACTGACACGGGGCATCATCACCGTGCAGGATCGGGCAGGCTTGCAGAAACGGGCGCGGGCATGA
- a CDS encoding DNA-binding domain-containing protein: MLPDSGYRQDDAVAGGLAQLQVRMLQWLLHEDAAIKPYIADSQQGDTQERLNIYSNAYRFRLIDALADTFPAVHTLMGDALFYQTALAYIDAYPSHHFSLRYFGDGLSRFLRGYLADTPIYAEMAGFEWALRHSFDSADIAPVTLQALQAIPPEQWGEVRFGFHPSVQCQVLGWNTCQLWAAIDGGAEPVAPVQQEYPQAWVIWRKELLTYYRSLEVDEAWALDHALQGELFAGLCSGLCEWVDELHAPARLAGFVSRWIGDGLLIAVSHDGITPHPLRRQ, encoded by the coding sequence ATGCTGCCTGACAGTGGTTACAGACAGGATGATGCAGTGGCTGGTGGGTTGGCGCAGTTGCAGGTGCGGATGCTGCAATGGCTGTTGCACGAGGATGCAGCCATCAAGCCCTACATTGCCGACAGCCAGCAAGGCGACACCCAAGAGCGGCTTAACATTTATTCCAATGCTTACCGTTTCCGCCTGATAGATGCCCTGGCCGATACGTTTCCGGCGGTGCATACCCTGATGGGGGATGCGCTGTTTTACCAAACGGCGCTGGCGTATATAGATGCCTACCCATCCCACCACTTTTCCTTGCGTTATTTCGGTGACGGGTTAAGCCGGTTTTTGCGCGGATACCTTGCGGATACCCCGATCTATGCCGAGATGGCAGGGTTTGAATGGGCATTGCGCCATTCCTTTGATTCTGCCGACATTGCCCCTGTCACCCTGCAAGCCTTGCAGGCAATACCGCCGGAGCAGTGGGGCGAAGTCCGTTTTGGCTTTCACCCTTCCGTGCAATGTCAGGTGCTGGGGTGGAATACCTGCCAGTTGTGGGCGGCGATTGATGGGGGGGCTGAGCCGGTGGCTCCTGTACAGCAGGAATACCCGCAAGCGTGGGTGATATGGCGCAAGGAATTGTTGACCTATTACCGTTCGCTGGAGGTTGATGAAGCCTGGGCGCTGGATCATGCCTTGCAGGGCGAGCTGTTTGCCGGGCTTTGTAGCGGGCTGTGCGAATGGGTGGATGAGTTACACGCGCCAGCGAGGCTGGCAGGGTTTGTTTCGCGCTGGATTGGGGATGGGCTGTTGATTGCGGTTTCCCATGACGGCATTACCCCTCATCCCCTTCGCCGTCAGTAA